The Brassica napus cultivar Da-Ae chromosome C7, Da-Ae, whole genome shotgun sequence genomic interval CACCTGTATGTTTGCATCGTGAGGAATAGCATTATGATTGCGTTTTGATCATCCAATTAAGGCGGCTTTCAAACTGAATTAATTAAATCATGTCGAAGTATAATTTTGTGAAATTCTTATGTTATGAATATCAGTTGGAGTTGCATTCACTCATTATAATGTACTAGAGTTTCTggccgcgctacgcgcggaaaatGCTTTTAGATATTATTTCCGGTCAATTAAGAGACCAAAAATAGTTTCTCTGtaatatttattgattttttgtatttttaaaacaatttaatgaatttagaattaataaatcagaaaatttcttaaaccataaaaaaaatgtacatAGATTGAGTTTTTTAAGGTATATGTTGTTGCTTTTTGAATGTGACATTAGTcttctatataatatatgtttttattagcTTCATCTTAGGTAAAGTAAGAATAATATTTGATTCCAAATGCTGAGGtgaataataatttatgtattgttttaaaaaatcaattagaaaaaatcaaacatgataatgaaatttattttccaTTCACCTTTATATATGTTTGGATTAGTGATTGTTATcaagataatttatttttactctTATATGCTTTGAAATTGTCAAAAATTTATTGATTGGCCATTTCATATGAAGAAATGTACAAAAGTTACATGTGCGATATTTCAagattaaaacattttttttaatttttctttcagtttatattttttgtttgtaccTCTAGAAAAGCAAACCTATAACgaattatgtttttgtatatagtttttttttggtaaaatttttcTGTgatgtgtatttctcaataatATTAGGATGGacctttaaaataaataaataaataaaatctattttgaaatttaaataagtaaacacaaattttatttataaatttactaATATGAATGGGTTTGTAAGTGGCTAGACATAATGTACATTTGATTGTAAGTTTGGCCATAAGATGTATGAGTGCATTTTGggtatattttcttaatagaaTTATTGTGGTTTCTTATGATTTGAATGATATGTGAATACGATGTTAGAATGTATTCTTACCATTTGtaaaaaatactataatatGCATGATATATCAAAGATccttaatatatgattttaattatatatatatatatattgatgtttaattttatattctagatatttaaaaaaaatataattaataatttattttgaaaatttgatagatttattgtGTACTACTTGGTTCAAATTTGTTTTGGTAGCAAAATAAACAGAATCAACTTGATTCAAACTTATTCACATATATATTGAAGTAataaatttgtgtgtttatttcctctttattttaccattttataacccttaatgttttattttcttcttgcttctttGCAAACTCATATTAGATAtcaaattttattcattttacttattaatttattaCTATTTCATAGTTATACTTAGTAAATTTctgaatattttatgttttatttagttGCATCGTCAAAGATAAATACAATTCCTTATACTGTTTTATCACTAATTTGTTGCtttaaattctttttgataatttatctacaaaagtatattatatttaataggtTAGAAATGTGTAAATTTAGAATTGGACACAAGTTTGAAACAATGATATTATCTTggccaaataaataaatttttatttaccaATTTTCATCTAACCTTTTATTTGAACTGATCACATGTCAAAATAGAAATATGAGATCGCAAATATATAAAGTAAGAATCTAAATCATGTAGGGAATAAAACATTTCGTGGAAGTATtaaaacaaagagaataataaAGAACAACACTATCTTTTAATCATTCCCATAACAATTTTACGAAAACATAAAGAAGACAAATAGATCAGCCATCTGTACTTATGCTACAAACTTCAACCTTAGTCATCGTTCTCATCAAGAATTTGATTATACACAATGAAACGTAATTTAAAATGATCAACTACAAAGCTATTTACTACCATCCTCGCCCTCAGTTTCATCATTAACCTCCGACACTGACTTGTTAGATTTCATCTTCCTTTACACATCCCTACTAAAAATCACAACTCAAATAACAACCAATCATTAGAACCTGAAAGAAGGAagaacaaattataattttgtgaTTGTTGGCACTGGTGAAGCAAATTAAGAAATACATTTCTTATCTTATCAAGTAATCTAATAGTAGTTATACAGCACATAAGGAATACTCccaagattaaaaaaaacacgCGTTATGTCCAATACTTCAAAATGCTGCTCTTGCCATTCATTTCTTGCAGTGCTTTATTCTTTTAAAGCCCCTTAACATCCTTAATCCTTGtaagcttttctttttttttttctttttctacatATATATCAATGTAGAAGCTGATATTTATGAAACTAATCATTTTGCAGCATAACCTGAGTTTTGGTTTTGCAACTAAGAATCATGCAAAAGAACTTACTAACAGAGCTTGAAACAACATAGTTCTTATCCACAATCGCTTGTTTCAAGTACCACTTAATTTGTGTAAAAAGGGTTTTGTCTATTATTCGGTATTAGAGAGTTGtaccatttgcaagatacatatCAATCTTGCTATTCATATCGCTGATCAGGGAGCTTGTAACAATACTAACcatagaaaaacaaacaaattatcAGAATTCAGAAACTATACCCTCAGTATTAGTGTTAGGATTCAGCTACTTAAGCAAATTACAAACTACAAACCTTATCCGCTGATGGAGAAAGTTCCTTTATGATCAAGTAAACCATTCTTTCCCAAACCAGTGTCTTTAGATTGGGAAAGCTTTGTAACAGAAAAGAAAACTTCTTTTGCTTCAACCTGCACAATGCACATGAAGCAATATGAGAAACCATGTAAAAAGTTTAATTCACTAATAAATACAAATGTCGCTAAACATTGTTTTGTTCGATAAGCATGTATCAGAGTTTCAAATGAATAAAAGTGGAATCCATGTAACCATAAAACATCATTGGTGAATGACTCCCCTTTCTAAATCAAATATAGAAGTTTTGTGATGAACTACCAAATTTCATTTGGAAATATCTAGTAAGATGCCATATAAAGAAAGGGAGgataacaaaaacaacaaagaaGACGTAATACATGTAGTGTTTACCTGCGAACACCTTCTAGTGTCTACTATGGTTTGCTGCAGTTTCCACCCTCAGCGATAGAGGCTGGCTTCAAGTCACCATGTTCATCTTCCCCCTTTTTGGCTTTGAAGATATGATATTGGTGGAATCTGTAGTATATCGACAGTAGCATAAGGCCCCTGATGCCATTGGAGACGATTATGTAAGACCATTGGAAAATACGGAGTTAGGTACTTTTTTTCATTCAATGAGCTGTGATTTAACCTATCcatagaaagaaaaataaatgtgAGGTACATAATCATCAAAACACCAGTTTTGAGAACATTTACAGAGCCTAGAAGACAACAAAACGTTAAAACAGTCActggcttcttcttttcttcggtgtagaaaataaattttcaaagcCACCATTAGCTGCAGGGAAAATAAATAAGACAAAGTAACATATATGCACCATTGAAAGCAGTAacaatcaaattttataaatcatatatattcttatttgaACTATATCACGTAAGCATATTATACCCAGttataaaaaaagtaataataatattagtgTTACAGCTGTAtgtgcaacaaaaaaaaaataagaagctTTAATAGTGAGAGTGAAATGATTAAAGCACATACACTCAGGACAATGTAAGGCCCTTtgcttccttatcctctttgcaAGCTTCTTCCCCATCTCCATAACCCTAAGAAAAATTCAGTGCTTTAAATGCTAGGTGAAACACATTTTGTTAGTTAAGGAGAATAAAACAGACGTGGGTTTAGGGAAGCCACCATTGTTAACACTGGCAACACAAATATTGGAGAGAAGGACAGGTAAAAGGAATGTGTACAGAGTATATTCGAAAAGCTTCCCATTGATCCGCCTTCTTGCTAGCATTCGAAGGTCAAAACCTCTTTTAACTCGTCTTGATCTTCAAATGTTTAGAGAATTTCGGTGTATGCCATGAATTTCTTGTACAGAATAGGAAGACAAACCATGTATCAGTTAAGGCCAATACTTTATCCCGAACAATGAATTAGTTTTCATACTTTTTAATTCTAAGAAATCAAAACGGAAAGCACTTtgcacacacacaacacaaacaataGATTGGTCGGAACCAAGATTCAAAAGATAGACAATCACTAACCTAAATCCAATAGACAATCACTAACCTAAATCCAATTTGTCTTACCTAGTATCGATATCAGATCCACTCACAGAATCCTAATTCGTATCATGTCTCCTGAGTGGCCATGGATATGATACACTAAACCTCCTCGGAGTCGGGGAACTCTCAACCGTTCGTTGTCCGACTTCCCCACTGGTCTGACCTCCATGAGTCATGAACTTGTAATCAGCATCGTCTGTGGGGAACTCATATGACAAACAGGGCACGAGTTATGAAGCTGCAACAATGGAAGCAAGCAAACTTGATGGCAAACGCGGTGGATTTCGCCGTTTTATAGCTATGAATACTGCGGGTTTGATTACCGGGTATGTAGAGTAGAGGAAGAGCAAGAGACtctgaattatttatttttcatggcCATAGGCTTTACCTTCATTAGTGGAGGTTTTTCAATTTTGGTTTGggttaaaattttgaagaaacgATCTTTATAGGAGAAGATACATAGGGAGGAGGTGAAAGGAAACCATAAAAAAGGAGTAAAAGGTataattgattgataaagaaagGGTTGTGGTAACGGAGATTTGCAGGGATACAAAACTGAGACGACAAAGGTGTGAGCCGTTTCGAGAAGTGGGCTTGACTGGGCCATTAGAAAATATCATGACCACACGAAAGTTTCGGTATTTTTTTTCCGAACAAAGCTTTTATGACATGGCAATTCATCAAAGATGACGTGGATGATTGTTGCAATATTACTGGCTGACGTGGACATGCTTAAAGGGCTTGATATCctgcttttagtattgttagatttttttttttttgctttaacaAAGAAAGATCCCAGCCCCCAAGTTAGTTAATTAGAGCATCATTAATCCAAAAATCCACTATGGGTCTCTTAATCATTTTTAACTATTAAATGTCACTTAATAGATTTAGCTAAGAGACACCAACATTTTGGTGCTCCAATGAGAGTCTTTTATTtaggggttcttaaaaaaaaaaaaaaggttaaacaTTGAGAAACATGTAATGCAATAGGAGTAAAGGACAACTAGatttttgacccgcgcttaaaaAGCGCGGGttctatttttgttgttttatcaACAAATAGATCGataaatcttttattttgattatataaaatgtCACATGATCAATTTTCAATTATGCGGGTCAGTTATTTGTTACTTAGTTATATAAAAATGGTGGATATATGAATAGTtgaatatttctataaattaaatataagtcATATGATTTGATTATATAGAATAAGAAACTTTATAGTTTGTACAGTATgaagaaattgtgttttttaaaATGTCTCACACAACCGTTTTATGTTTGTAAATAAGTTAAAGAATGGTTGTATTTTTAGACATATAAAGctgtccaatttttttttagttttatgatAAAGTCTTAAAATCATTTAGTTAGAAAATTTCAATAtctaatattactttttaaattattggagattttaatttatttgttattatcaAAAATGTTTATAGGCTATGAAATggattataaataaacataaccCATTTGATTAATTAACAGATTTGGCTATCAAAAGTTTATAGGCTACGCTTCTCAGATTACCAAAACAGTTTGATATCGCAAATATTGTGGAGTTAGAAGAATATTCTGATTATAAATTTGGAATAATATCCTGGGTGTACCTTCGTTTTAGATTATAAACGGGTATTAATAATGGGGTATATTCGCTTACTTAAATCAAAGGTACGTGTAAATCAAGGTAACATCATAATCCTTAAGCATGAATTTAGGTTTTATCTAAGTATATTGTTGTAGTTATATAAGCCCAAAGAAGTTAATTATTTAAGCCCGATTGTAGATTtcatttaagtatataattctCTTGTTTTAAAAGTGGCGGTGAAACTAATACGACCAAATCAAAGtccatttaaatttaatgataaGCCCAAATTTCGAATGACAATAATGCCATtaatgataattttaatttgttcaTAAAAGTAAGGTCAAAATTGGAAAACTTAAGTATTTCATTAAGGGTAAAAAATGGGAATGATCCCCTTTTAATGGTATTGATTACCATTCAAGTAATCCTCAAAACCAAAGTTATCAATGGCTCCTGTGTAGACTTCTAATCCGAGCATTGACCATGGAATTGGTCCAGGAGGCCTTTGAAACCTAAATATtccacagagaaaaaaaaagatagaatgAGAACCGTGCAAACAAATATTGTTCCTTCACACGAGCAGATCATGCAGCAAAAATTTAAGACTCTATGCTCCTCAATGCACAGATAGATAGTTTCAGGTTATAATCGAGTACTGAGTCAAGTCACTTAAATATCAGTAAACACATAGGTACCAGTAATGCACACAATTATCATAATGCCAATGAAAACATGAATAAATGTCACCTTCTATATGTGTGCATTGTGCAAACCAGCCTCATTACCAAAGATACAAACTTTAAACTTAGCAACTGTTTAAACTTAGCAAAAGATGCAGAAGAACAGTTGACAAGTCTCAGACTACTTGTAACATTACTTGAGGAAGGAACTTAACTATTAATAGGATACAGGTGTTGCTGCAGACAGCCATTTGGCATGTACTCATACACAAGCAGTTTGTGACTATTGTCTGAGCAATAACCAAGAAGAGACAACAAGTACGGTGAACGCAGACGGCTTAGCAGCTCAACCTGTCACCAGATACATAATCAATCAACCGTTGAAGTAATTAGTGAGCTAAACAAAGACTAAAAGCTCAAACAAAGAACAACAAACCTCCATCttgaactcttcttcacctTGATTTCCTGCATTATCAATAAACTTGATAGCAACTTTTCTCCCGTTGTTAAGCAAACCACGATAAACCAATCCAAACCCACCGTGACCAACAACATTAGACTTGCTAAACCCACCAGTCGCTGAATGTAGTTGCTTGAAAGTGAAAACATGCATCAAAGACAATAAATGCAGGTTATAGATAAGACCAGACTCGTTCTGTTTACACAAGGACAGGGGAACGAAACAGAGAAATTGTGGTATTGTACTTACTCTTGTTGATTCTGTGACGCTTTGAAACTTTGTTACAGATATAGCATTAGTAACTAAAGGCGACGACACACATGAACCGTTCGATCTTgatctctctcctcctcctcctcctcctcacaACTTCCATCGCTTATCCAACCACCGAAGTAAACCGGACGTTGATGACATCAAGAAACTTCCGCAACCGAACTCACCGATTCATCCCGGGGTTCACCTCCCTTATTACGTGACTCCTCACGGTTGTGCGACTCCTTCTCTCGTCCTTACGCGCGTTCCATGTGCCTTGAGCTTCAAAGAATCCACCGTAATAACCGGAAGCAGCCGCTTGTTTCCCCTCCTCCGCCGGAGATTGATCCAAGAGGAGAAtcaaaagaggaagaaggaaaAGCCAAGTCTCAACACGTATTCTTATTAAGAGATGACTTTTATTGTCCCAATTCAAGCGGCGTTTCTTGTCTTAattgctttttttctttttcttttaatcatACTTTCCTCTAAGAACCCCCTAAAATACAGGGTTAATAATGCTCTTAGATATCAATTCTCTTATAGGTTTCAACATATACTTCACATTTGCCAGAAGTTAGAGCTTCATGTGTTAAGAGTAGAGACGTGTTTGCTGGATATTATAGCATCTGAATCCGTCACTACTTTTGGATACTGTGGTAGAAGAATcatcatttaaaagaaaaataaacattaatagATTGAAAAATTGCAAGTTTCATACACATAAAAGCATGTAAACTCAACATCATTTAATGTTATCTTTTCAAAACTATATTATTATCTTTGAATCTAATATATGCTTGGataattaatacatatatactaaaaaaatttaatattcctCTGTTTTAGAAAGTTaatattctaaaagaatatttccgaaaaatacattttcacaTTTTCTATGTATTTTATTAGGTAATAgtgataaattataaattttaaaattaattagacttattgtatttttattggtttaaattataagaaataaataaacacaaagtaacatatttataattaaaattaaaaatgttttttaagaAAGAGAGACAGTGCATTTTTACAATGATTTCCACACTTGGATTGAACCGTTGAGACATTGGGAATTAGAGTTACTCTACCATTGAATACCTAAGTGTCAGCAcatagtatatattttcaacCAGTATTCTAAATTACGCAATAAGTATTGTATATACACCAAACAATTGGAAGAAGTCGTAGTTTTTAcgaatatgactcaaaacttgaagtcaaacacaaaactaaaccatttttttttttgaactttgacTTACCTTTTTCATCTCCAAAGTTCAAATTATTCACGAAAACgccatcacttttttttttttttgaaaatgcatattttactctatcaccctcatcttcctcaagtattcacaatattgtcattgccatcaatacaccaagCACCATGAATAATCAATTTGAAACTCTTAATGCActtaaaaatcgatttacactctttctttctcaattcttatgaactaaaaacaacatttctttcactttctctccatattcatccaaaacacccaagattttgattctaaattttttatagttCATAGAGTCATTGCAGCTTACAattcttggtgggtcacttttgtttgagattctggaTGCTTGGAAAAGACTTATCTATGCTAAACAAGTTACAtcactggttgaaactatgaaatcagCTTTTTTTCCAAGATCTATTCGTCcaaacgacttacatggaagtcttctggtcaatgcaaaggttagttttgcaattgacttttaaatgtgtttttatagacgacttacatggaagtcgtcaatctttgtttgttaaaaaaaaaaaatcgagaagacttccacgtaagtcgtctagggtaaacaggttagttttgcatttgaccggattgtgtcagaaatttgaattttcctggacgacttacacgtaagccctccagtaaaaaattaaaaaaaatcaatattttgaaagtcgtctcaggttagttttgcaattgaaaaataaaaccaaaaaaattattttttttctagacgacttacacggaagtcgtccgtccgacgacttacattgaagtcgtccatgattttattccaAGATTTTGGTCAAACTttgcttatcttggacgacttccagtaagtcgtcggacggacgacttcTGTGTAATTCGTCGGacagacgacttccgtgtagtttgtctagaaaaaaaataatttttttgttttatttttcaattgcaaaattaacttgagacgacttacatggtataacaaaatattgattttttaattttctattggacgacttacacgtaagtcgtccagaaaaagtcaaatttctgacacaatctggtcaaatgcaaaactaacccgttttccttggagttttttttttaacaaacaaagatggacgacttccatgtaagtcgtctaggttaaaaatcaattgcaaaactaacctaaatggacgacttcctagaagtctaccAGACGACCTCCGTGGAAGTCTTCTGCGTCagtgtttaataaactttcatttttttctaaatgaaaGTGTTCTagctttgaacttatgtaatgttttatcttttgtgaatttgactaagttttcttgagaattcttctcccttagttgtaataaatttgattaattttttgtgttattgtgttttgatATTGAAGTTATTGTATAACTTCAattatgtcaagtaatttttgcaagataatattgtgaaaaatgaacatatttaccaaactttttcattaatatcttttcaaatttacaaaaaaaagtcacaactaaaggagtacacatgcaaatcacaaaacataccacaaacaaaattattatagatcattcctctacaaagacaagcttagactccacttgatatggaagaagaccccgtcagaagacttcttagaagtcgtctggaagactttctggaagtcttctagcgcattatattttagaaaacttccgagaagacttcccataGGTATTTCAAAGTCTGATcaagatctgaaaaacatgtatatcaaacccagatctgaaaaacctgcatatcatatcaaaaaacgttcatatggcttaaaaacagaaaataagtgaaaaattagatatacatacttttatagaacacacaaagtatatatccaagtggaagatgagaaccatctgattaaaaacatgcaacaaaaagatagattagtgagaaagacatgagacaaaaatgaaaaattcatataaagtttagtgttttcaagTTAAAGAGATtaaagtgggtttggagagttttagtttgggaaaaatgTATGAACTTTATGCAACAagaggttaccaaatgaagaaaaatcagacataaaaacttaccaaaacgctcagatctattatgaaagggagacatgGGAGgagactttgtcagaagacttcctggaggtcgtctggaagacttcctgaaagtcgtctAGAAGTGTTCTtgcccagaagtcttccagatctgaaaaacctccATCTCCAAAaatgttcaaatggcttaaaaacaaagaaaatgagtggaagattaaatagatctacctttatagaacacacaaaaatacatatctaaaattaataaatctacctttaaatgagtgaaagatgagaaccatATGATGAAAGACCTgtaaaacaagataaactagtgagaaaaaaaaataaagtttggtgtttataagttcaaagagattagagagaggttgaagagttttagaatgagaaacataccatttttgttgcagtcatttgagaggaagagagagaatgtgtaaattttctttatatatggagacaaaaattccaataaggttaaatattttcgatcagaagacttactagacgacttacttataagtaggggtgggcactttacccgatatccgaaaccgcacccgaacccgatccgaaaaacccgaaccgaaatccgaaccgaagtagcaaaatatccgaacgggtattgaattatgagagattggatatccgaacccgaacggataatattCGAACTCGAATGAATATCCGAAGAttaccgaacatatgtataattaaccatatat includes:
- the LOC106390825 gene encoding probable serine/threonine-protein kinase PBL22 translates to MHVFTFKQLHSATGGFSKSNVVGHGGFGLVYRGLLNNGRKVAIKFIDNAGNQGEEEFKMEVELLSRLRSPYLLSLLGYCSDNSHKLLVYEYMPNGCLQQHLYPINS